From a region of the Triticum aestivum cultivar Chinese Spring chromosome 7D, IWGSC CS RefSeq v2.1, whole genome shotgun sequence genome:
- the LOC123167558 gene encoding hydroxyproline O-arabinosyltransferase 1, whose translation MAAPCGRGALRLVLIAVSAAFLTYNVLLSSRSLLPLPTASFPAATTASSSSSSRRLASGRAGGTGGRRLFHTAVTASGSVYNTWQCRVMYHWFKQARRRAGGADMGGFTRILHSGRPDEFVHEIPTFVADPLPDGADQGYIVLNRPWAFVQWLQKADIPEEYILMVEPDHLIVKPIPNLSRDGRAAAFPFFYIEPKKYEKVLRKFFPEKEGPITNIDPIGNSPVIIEKESLSRIAPTWMNISLAMKKDPEADKAFGWVLEMYAYAVSSALHGVGNILHKDFMIQPPWDLEIGDSFIIHYTYGCDYDMKGKLTYGKIGEWRFDKRSYENKPPPRNLLLPPNGVPQSVVTLVKMVNEATASIPNWESYATE comes from the exons ATGGCCGCGCCGTGCGGCCGCGGCGCGCTGCGGCTCGTGCTCATCGCCGTCTCCGCGGCCTTCCTCACCTACAACGTGCTCCTCTCCTCCCGTTCCCTCCTGCCCCTCCCCACCGCCTCCttccccgccgccaccaccgcatcctcctcctcctcctcccgccgcctcgcctccggtcgcgccggcggcaccggcgggcggaGGCTGTTCCACACCGCGGTGACCGCGTCGGGGTCCGTGTACAACACGTGGCAGTGCCGCGTCATGTACCACTGGTTCAagcaggcgcggcggcgggcgggcggcgccgacatgggcGGCTTCACCAGGATCCTGCACTCCGGGAGGCCCgacgagttcgtccacgagatcccCACCTTCGTCGCCGACCCGCTCCCCGACGGGGCGGATCAG GGATACATTGTTCTTAATAGGCCCTGGGCATTTGTTCAATGGCTCCAGAAGGCAGACATTCCAGAAGA ATATATCTTGATGGTAGAGCCAGATCATCTTATTGTCAAACCAATCCCAAACTTATCAAGAGATGGCCGGGCAGCAGCTTTCCCTTTCTTCTATATCGAGCCCAAAAAATATGAAAAAGTGCTGCGTAAATTCTTCCCTGAAAAGGAAGGGCCGATCACTAACATTGACCCAATAGGAAATTCTCCTGTCATCATTGAGAAG GAATCTCTTTCTAGGATCGCACCAACATGGATGAATATTTCGTTAGCAATGAAGAAAGATCCCGAAGCAGATAAAGCATTTGGCTGGGTTCTTGAAAT GTATGCGTATGCTGTATCATCTGCTCTCCATGGAGTGGGGAACATCTTACACAAGGATTTCATGATTCAG CCACCATGGGACCTTGAAATTGGTGATTCATTTATTATACATTATACTTATGGGTGTGATTATGATATGAAG GGCAAATTGACTTATGGCAAAATTGGAGAGTGGAGGTTTGACAAAAGATCGTACGAGAATAAACCTCCTCCTAGAAATTTGCTATTACCTCCGAATGGCGTACCTCAAAGTGTG GTGACACTTGTGAAAATGGTTAATGAAGCAACGGCCAGCATACCCAACTGGGAATCGTACGCAACTGAGTGA
- the LOC123168546 gene encoding putative glycerol-3-phosphate transporter 5 — MEPAAAPASPALPHGGHAPAVGGTARGVRRRQYAVLALTFAAYAAFHASRKPPSIVKAVLSAGWAPFTGPEGTHRLGELDVAFLAAYAAAMFAAGHLADRADLRVLLGAAMLASGAASAALGAAYFLGVHSLPFFLAAQVASGVVQSAGWPCVVAVVGNWFGHTSRRGTIMGVWNSHTSVGNIAGSVLAAAVLEFGWGWSFLVPAFVIAALGVLVLVFLVAHPSDAGLELDAMEVEMNGDGGEEVELLVEDKKEVEVDDDGELELEMGSQLPTAIGFLEAWRLPGVAEYAFCLFFSKLVAYTFLYWLPFYIRNNAVAGQFLSHKASGILSIVFDIGGVLGGISAGFLSDAIGARAITSALFLLLSIPALILYRTFGSISMRHNIALMFISGYFVNGPYSLITTAVATDLGTQDAIKGNSRALATVSAIIDGTGSVGAALGPLLTGYISTRGWNSVFFMLIVSISLALVFLIRIARDEIVAKIGARR; from the exons ATGGAACCCGCGGCGGCGCCAGCCTCCCCGGCGCTCCCTCACGGAGGCCATGCCCCCGCCGTCGGCGGCACCGCGCGGGGCGTCCGGCGGCGCCAGTACGCGGTGCTGGCGCTCACCTTCGCGGCCTACGCGGCGTTCCACGCCTCCCGCAAGCCGCCCAGCATCGTCAAGGCGGTCCTCTCCGCGGGCTGGGCGCCGTTCACCGGGCCCGAGGGGACCCACCGCCTGGGCGAGCTCGACGTCGCCTTCCTCGCCGCCTACGCCGCCGCCATGTTCGCCGCGGGCCACCTCGCCGACCGCGCCGACCTGCGCGTCCTCCTCGGCGCCGCCATGCTCGCCTCGGGGGCCGCGTCGGCGGCGCTCGGCGCGGCCTACTTCCTCGGCGTCCACAgcctccccttcttcctcgccgcgcAGGTCGCCAGCGGCGTCGTCCAGTCCGCCGGGTGGCCCTGCGTCGTCGCCGTCGTGGGCAACTGGTTCGGCCACACCTCCCGTCGCGGGACCATCATGGGGGTGTGGAACTCGCACACCTCCGTCGGCAACATCGCCGGCTccgtcctcgccgccgccgtgctcgaGTTCGGGTGGGGGTGGTCGTTCTTGGTGCCGGCATTCGTCATTGCCGCGCTTGGGGTTCTGGTGCTGGTGTTCTTGGTCGCTCACCCGAGTGATGCTGGCCTGGAGCTGGATGCCATGGAGGTTGAGATGAATGGGGATGGTGGGGAGGAGGTGGAGCTTCTTGTAGAGGACAAGAAAGAGGTTGAAGTGGATGATGATGGTGAATTGGAATTGGAAATGGGGTCCCAATTACCTACGGCCATTGGGTTCTTGGAGGCATGGAGATTGCCAGGTGTCGCGGAATATGCATTCTgcctcttcttctccaagcttgtTGCTTATACCTTCCTCTACTGGTTGCCATTCTACATCCGGAACAATG CTGTAGCAGGGCAGTTCTTGTCACACAAGGCTTCAGGAATTCTGTCCATTGTATTCGACATCGGAGGAGTGTTGGGAGGGATTTCAGCTGGCTTCCTCTCAGACGCAATAGGTGCCAGAGCTATAACATCAGCTCTGTTCCTTCTCCTCTCTATCCCCGCTCTTATCCTTTACCGGACATTCGGAAGCATATCCATGCGTCACAACATCGCCCTCATGTTCATCTCTGGCTACTTCGTGAACGGCCCATACTCCCTCATCACCACGGCCGTCGCAACCGATCTCGGCACCCAAGACGCGATCAAGGGGAATTCACGAGCACTAGCCACCGTCTCTGCGATAATCGATGGCACCGGCTCTGTCGGCGCAGCGTTAGGCCCCTTACTGACAGGGTATATTTCGACAAGAGGATGGAACAGTGTGTTCTTCATGCTGATTGTGTCCATATCCCTTGCTCTCGTGTTTTTGATACGCATAGCGAGGGACGAGATAGTCGCCAAGATCGGTGCCAGGCGTTAG